The sequence CACCCTGCTGCTCCTCTCCCCGACCTCGATGGCCCCGCTCAACGTGTGGGCGGGCGTCCCCGAGGGCGAGCCGAGCGGCGGGGTCACCGGGCGGCCCCGGGTGCGGCACGGCTCGCTCGTCCTGAGCCGGCGCAGCTGGAGCGCCCCGGCCACCGTCCTGCCGCTGCACCGGCCGGGCACGCCGGAGGACGGCTGGTTCCTGGACTGGCACGCCTTCCGGCGGACCCACGGCCTGCCCGACCGGGTCTTCGCGACCGTGTCGGACACCGGGGTCCGGGGCGCCACCGGGGCCAAACCGCAGTACCTCGACTTCGACAGCCCGCTGTCCCTGTCCGCCTTCGAGGCGCTGGTCAAGTCCCCGGACGCGCGCGTGGTGTTCCGGGAGATGCTGCCGGACGAGGACGCGCTGCCCACCGTCTCGGGCCCCGGCCGGCATGTCGCCGAACTGGCCGTGGAGACGGCCGTACCCGTCCGCAGGAGGACCACCTCATGACGCCCCATCCGCCCGCCGTACCGGCCGCGCCCCTCACCGGCGCCTGGCAGGCCACCCACGTCTTCTACGCCGCCAACCCCCGCCCCTTCCTGCTGAACTGCGTCCGGCCGCTGGTGGCGGAACTGGAGGCGGACGGCCTGCTCGCCGGGTACTTCTTCATCAACTACTGGCTGGAGGGCCCTCACGTACGGCTGCGCCTGAAGCCGTCCTCGACCGCCGCCGAGCCGGAGGTGGCCCGCCGCACCGAGCGCGCCGTGGACGCGTTCCTGGCCGAGCGGCCGGCGCTGTACGAGGTCGACTCCGGGTTCCTCAACGACTTCTACAACACCCTCTTCGAGATCGAGTTCCCCGGCAGCGAGCGCGGCCACTACACGGACGAGCGGGGCCGGATGAACCTGCGCCCCAACAACTCCCGCCACCGGGAGCCGTACGAACCGGAGTTCGGGAAGTACGGCGGGCCCGCCGGGATCGAGCTGGCCGAGTGGCACTTCCGGCACTCCAGCGACCTGGTGATCGACGCCCTCGCCACCAAGAACCTCCACCTGCGCACCGTACTGCTGGGCACGGCCGCCCAGTTGATGATGGTGATGTCCTCCACCTTCCTGCCGGAGCGGGCGGAGCTGGCCCAGTACCTGGACGACTACTACACGTTCTGGCACCGGGCGTTCCCCGGCACCGGCTTCATCGGCACCGAGGAGTACGACACCAACTACGCCCGGACGGCGGACGGGCTGCGGGACCGCTTCGCGCGCGTCCGGGCCGCCACGGCCCCGCCCGGGAGCGCCCGCTCGCTGCCCGGGTCCCTGGCGGGCTGGGCCGGGCACTGCGCCGAACTGCGCGACCGGGCACGGAAACTCGCCGTCGACGGGGACCTGGTCTTCCGCTCCTGGGACGGGGAGCGGGACGAGCGGGTCACCGACCCCGCGGTGGCCCTGCCCCTGCTGCTCTCCCCGTACATGCACATGACGAACAACCGGTTGCACGTCACCATCCGCGACGAGGCCTACCTCAGCCACGTCCTGGGGCGGGTCCTCCGGGAGTCCGCGTGAGCCCGGCCCCCGGTGCGCTCGCCGCCTACCGCCCCGCGCTGCGACCCCGTGTGCTGCTCAGCGGGCCGCTGCTGGACGGGGCCGCGACCGTCCACCTGATCAAGGACGCCGAGTCCGGGAACTCCTTCAAGGTGGGGGCCAAGGAGCACTTCCTCATCGCCCGCATGGACGGGGAGCGGAGCCTCGCGGAGATCGGTGAGGCGTACGCGGGGGAGTACGGGCGACGGCTGGCCGACGCCCACTGGCAACGGCTCCTGGCCCTGCTGGGGGCGAAGGGGCTGCTCTCCGGAGCCCCCGGACCGAAGTCGGCTTCCGCTTCCGCGCCGCCGAAGCCGGCTTCCGCTTCCGCGCCGCCGAAGCCTGCTCCCGCTTCCGCGCCGCCGAAGCCTGCTCCCGCCTCTGCGCCGCCGAAGCCTGCTCCCGCTTCCGCGCCGCCGGAGAAGCGCACCCTCCTGCGCGGCTCCCTCCCCCTGGTGGCCGACGCCGACGCCACCACCGCCCGCCTCCACCGGGTCTGCGGCTTCCTGCTCGCGCCCGTGGTCCTGGTGCCGCTGCTGGGGCTGGTCCTCGCCATGGAGGCGGTGGTCGTCGCGCGCTCCGGTGACCTGCTGCTCGCGGTGAAAGGGCTGCTGACCAACCCCGTCCTGCTGACCGGCACGGCGGTCCTCCTCTGGGTGAGCACCGCCCTCCACGAGCTGGCGCACGGCGTGGTCGCGCGGCACCACGGCGGGCGGGTCGCCGAGATCGGGCTGCGGTGGCGGCTGCCCGCCGTCATCATGTACTGCACGGTCGACGACTACCTCTACCTCGGCACCCGTCGGCACCGCATCGCCACGGCCGCCGCCGGCGCGGTGATGAACCTGGTCTTCCTGCTCCCGTTCTGCGCGCTGTGGCTGTTCGCCCCGCTCGACGACGCGACGCACGAGGCGTTCGCCGCCCTCCTGCTCCTCGGCAGCGTCCAGGCGTTCACGATGCTCGTGCCCCTGCCTCCGCTGGACGGTTACAGGATCGCCTGCCAGCTCGCCGGAGCCACCGGCCTCGCCGCCTCCGCGGGCGGCTACCTGCGGCTCGCCCTGCGCCGCGCCCCGGAGGCGGCCGCCTACCCGCGCCGGGCCCGTATCGCCTACCCCGTCTACGCGGCGGTCACGGTCCTGGTCCTGGCCGCCGCCGCCGCGGCGGTCGTCGCGGGCGTCCACCACCTGCTGACCGCCTGAAGTCCCAATCCCGGGACCGCTGTTCCCCATCGAGGAGAGTTCCATGACGTCCACCGCCCCCCGCCTCCCCCAGGACCCCCCGGCCGGGCCGTCCGCCGGTCCCGCCGTCGCCCTGACCGAGGTCCGCAAGACGTACGGGGCCACCCGGGCCGTCGACGGGGTCTCG is a genomic window of Streptomyces sp. YPW6 containing:
- a CDS encoding lantibiotic dehydratase C-terminal domain-containing protein, which encodes MTPHPPAVPAAPLTGAWQATHVFYAANPRPFLLNCVRPLVAELEADGLLAGYFFINYWLEGPHVRLRLKPSSTAAEPEVARRTERAVDAFLAERPALYEVDSGFLNDFYNTLFEIEFPGSERGHYTDERGRMNLRPNNSRHREPYEPEFGKYGGPAGIELAEWHFRHSSDLVIDALATKNLHLRTVLLGTAAQLMMVMSSTFLPERAELAQYLDDYYTFWHRAFPGTGFIGTEEYDTNYARTADGLRDRFARVRAATAPPGSARSLPGSLAGWAGHCAELRDRARKLAVDGDLVFRSWDGERDERVTDPAVALPLLLSPYMHMTNNRLHVTIRDEAYLSHVLGRVLRESA
- a CDS encoding M50 family metallopeptidase; the encoded protein is MSPAPGALAAYRPALRPRVLLSGPLLDGAATVHLIKDAESGNSFKVGAKEHFLIARMDGERSLAEIGEAYAGEYGRRLADAHWQRLLALLGAKGLLSGAPGPKSASASAPPKPASASAPPKPAPASAPPKPAPASAPPKPAPASAPPEKRTLLRGSLPLVADADATTARLHRVCGFLLAPVVLVPLLGLVLAMEAVVVARSGDLLLAVKGLLTNPVLLTGTAVLLWVSTALHELAHGVVARHHGGRVAEIGLRWRLPAVIMYCTVDDYLYLGTRRHRIATAAAGAVMNLVFLLPFCALWLFAPLDDATHEAFAALLLLGSVQAFTMLVPLPPLDGYRIACQLAGATGLAASAGGYLRLALRRAPEAAAYPRRARIAYPVYAAVTVLVLAAAAAAVVAGVHHLLTA